From the Nodularia sp. NIES-3585 genome, one window contains:
- a CDS encoding DUF4145 domain-containing protein, producing MSQFTFLQAEFSSIYESAQKAVDAVHPDPRTACFYTRRALELTGNWLYKHDTSLELPYQDNLSALIHEPTFKTLVGEAIFNKARVIIKLASPCQNGKIVAFIPCQSGRV from the coding sequence ATGAGCCAGTTTACCTTCCTCCAAGCTGAATTCTCCTCAATCTACGAATCCGCCCAAAAAGCAGTTGATGCAGTACATCCCGACCCCCGTACCGCTTGCTTTTATACTCGTCGCGCCTTGGAGTTAACCGGAAACTGGTTATATAAACATGATACGTCTCTAGAACTGCCTTATCAAGACAACTTGAGCGCCCTGATTCACGAACCTACCTTTAAAACCTTGGTCGGTGAAGCAATATTTAACAAAGCACGGGTGATAATTAAACTGGCATCACCGTGCCAAAACGGGAAAATTGTAGCATTTATCCCTTGCCAATCTGGTAGGGTTTAA
- a CDS encoding XisI protein, whose translation MDTITTYREIVKQVISDYAKLRPSHGNIRLDTIFDEMRDRYALMQVGWDRERRVRGNLIYVIIENGKVIIEYDGMECGITQDLVKKGIPESDIVLAFLPEARNLSIA comes from the coding sequence ATGGATACCATCACGACCTATCGAGAAATCGTCAAACAGGTAATTAGTGATTATGCCAAACTACGCCCATCTCACGGTAACATTCGCTTAGATACCATCTTTGACGAGATGCGCGATCGCTATGCTCTAATGCAGGTGGGTTGGGATAGAGAGCGGCGTGTACGTGGCAACCTGATCTATGTAATTATCGAAAATGGGAAAGTAATCATTGAATACGATGGCATGGAATGCGGAATTACTCAAGACTTAGTGAAAAAAGGGATTCCAGAGAGTGATATTGTGCTGGCTTTTCTACCAGAGGCGCGGAATCTTTCCATTGCTTGA
- a CDS encoding XisH family protein: MPAKDFIHETVKEAVIKDGWEITNDPYVISYGERFLFVDLGASSFIGIRQGNKHIAIEIKQFRSQSQVADLEQAIGQYTLYCLLLNQVDPERDLYLAVSEATYSDIFTEPIGKLVIAHLPLKLIVVNLEKKEVSQWIPSRPIEKSSNR, encoded by the coding sequence GTGCCAGCAAAAGACTTCATTCACGAAACCGTAAAAGAGGCAGTTATCAAAGACGGTTGGGAAATTACCAACGATCCCTATGTTATTTCCTATGGTGAGCGTTTTTTATTTGTGGATCTTGGTGCAAGCAGCTTTATTGGAATTCGGCAGGGAAATAAACACATAGCCATTGAAATTAAGCAATTTCGTAGTCAATCTCAAGTAGCTGATTTAGAGCAAGCTATCGGTCAATATACGCTATATTGCTTGTTACTTAATCAAGTCGATCCAGAACGTGACCTTTATCTGGCAGTCTCTGAAGCCACTTACAGCGATATATTTACTGAACCAATTGGAAAACTAGTCATCGCTCACCTACCTTTAAAGCTAATTGTTGTAAATTTGGAAAAAAAGGAAGTCAGCCAATGGATACCATCACGACCTATCGAGAAATCGTCAAACAGGTAA
- a CDS encoding AAA family ATPase: protein MNAMLTEFTLANFKSYNTSDTLSLSRNRLPLGFLTVLIGANAAGKSNALEGLRFLSWLAQGQKLSSIQYAVNSADRVVRGRVNDLCHRGESNFTIGCRLDSTEWNQLDITLNVRDGELHISSERIVGSTSQVPLYDLDQPSDGVGTDVSVAYNNFTKGRNKPRITCSDQMAIFVQLDSPAHFSAKYPHSQQIIPETVREYQRVLKNILFLDPVPARMREYSFKSDKRLQEDGTNLSSVLYRLWQNQPENQQAILNFIQSLPEQAIDGLDFLLGPRDEVMVQLAETFGNTRRFCEAALLSDGTLRVLAIAAAMLSATEGSLVVIEEIDNGVHPNRAQHLLASIRDIAEQRKLRVLLSTHNPALMDALPDAALGDVVFCFRNPEEGDSRLVRLGEMDEFPGLISQGPLGQLVTAGIVDRFVKSPHTPEDRKQQAMAWLSRLQEYENE from the coding sequence ATGAACGCCATGCTGACAGAATTTACCCTCGCCAACTTCAAAAGTTACAATACCAGTGATACTCTGAGCCTGTCGAGGAACCGTTTACCTCTGGGATTTTTAACCGTGCTAATAGGTGCAAACGCCGCAGGTAAAAGTAACGCCCTTGAAGGCTTGCGCTTTCTGTCATGGTTAGCACAAGGACAAAAACTTTCCAGCATTCAATATGCCGTAAATAGTGCAGACCGAGTAGTGCGCGGTCGAGTCAATGACTTGTGCCATCGCGGAGAGTCCAATTTTACCATTGGTTGCCGTTTGGACTCAACAGAGTGGAACCAACTCGATATAACCCTGAATGTACGTGACGGAGAACTGCACATCAGTAGTGAGCGAATTGTTGGCTCAACAAGTCAAGTCCCGCTATATGACCTAGACCAGCCTTCAGACGGAGTAGGTACTGATGTTAGTGTTGCATATAACAACTTTACCAAAGGGAGGAATAAACCACGAATAACGTGCAGCGATCAAATGGCTATATTCGTGCAACTAGATAGTCCGGCTCATTTTAGTGCCAAGTATCCCCACTCCCAACAGATTATTCCTGAGACAGTCCGCGAATATCAACGAGTCTTAAAAAACATCCTGTTTTTAGATCCCGTTCCCGCCAGAATGCGCGAGTACAGTTTCAAATCTGATAAGCGATTACAAGAAGATGGTACTAATCTCTCCAGTGTCCTGTATCGTTTATGGCAGAACCAACCAGAAAATCAACAGGCAATTCTCAACTTCATCCAAAGTCTACCAGAACAGGCAATAGATGGGCTAGATTTCCTTTTAGGTCCACGGGATGAAGTCATGGTACAACTAGCGGAAACCTTTGGCAATACCCGGCGTTTTTGTGAAGCTGCATTGTTATCAGATGGTACGTTGCGGGTGTTAGCGATCGCAGCAGCCATGTTATCAGCTACAGAAGGTAGTTTAGTCGTCATTGAGGAAATCGACAATGGCGTTCATCCCAACCGCGCCCAGCATCTCCTCGCCAGCATCCGAGATATTGCCGAACAGCGTAAATTACGAGTGCTGCTTTCTACCCACAACCCAGCCTTAATGGATGCTTTACCCGATGCAGCCCTGGGTGATGTAGTGTTTTGTTTCCGCAATCCAGAAGAAGGAGATAGCCGCCTTGTCAGGCTGGGGGAGATGGACGAATTTCCAGGTTTGATATCTCAAGGGCCGCTTGGTCAACTGGTAACTGCTGGGATAGTGGATCGGTTCGTGAAGTCGCCGCACACACCCGAAGACAGAAAACAGCAAGCTATGGCCTGGCTGTCTCGTTTGCAGGAGTACGAAAATGAGTAG
- a CDS encoding restriction endonuclease subunit S, translated as MRHKFPLSWPIISFKEVAEVVTGTTPLTSHPEYYGGSLPFIGPAELGKVESITQSPKSLSHDGSKQARLLPAETVLVCCIGATIGKVGFSGTQLATNQQINALVCNKDIVFPRYVFHYCQTLESLIRHQGASTTLPLLPKGRFQEIEIPIPPLEEQRRIAEILDHAEKLRSKRREAIAQLNTLTQAIFLEMFGDPVKNPKGWKRLPFAELLTNIDSGWSPICLDRRVFGEEWGVLKLGAVTWCEYNPTENKALPPGVEPNQNLEVKSGDLLFTRKNTYELVAACALVRETPPRLMMSDLIFRFRLCADAGVNSYYLHQLLIYPTKRRNIQKLAGGSASSMPNISKAKLQTTLIEVPPLALQQEFTQRVEAVEKLKASHRALLSELDALFASLQHRAFRGEL; from the coding sequence ATGAGACATAAATTTCCCCTTTCATGGCCAATTATTTCTTTCAAAGAAGTAGCTGAGGTTGTTACAGGTACAACTCCACTAACAAGCCATCCTGAGTATTATGGAGGCTCTCTCCCATTTATAGGACCAGCAGAATTAGGTAAAGTAGAGTCAATTACACAAAGCCCTAAAAGCCTTTCCCATGATGGTTCAAAGCAAGCAAGACTTTTACCTGCTGAAACTGTTTTAGTTTGCTGTATTGGTGCAACCATCGGAAAAGTAGGTTTTTCTGGAACGCAATTAGCAACTAATCAACAGATTAATGCCTTAGTTTGTAACAAAGATATTGTTTTTCCTCGATATGTATTTCATTACTGTCAGACGCTTGAATCCCTGATTCGACATCAAGGAGCTTCTACCACCTTACCACTTCTGCCAAAAGGACGTTTTCAAGAAATAGAAATCCCCATACCGCCCTTAGAAGAGCAGAGACGGATTGCAGAGATACTTGATCACGCGGAAAAACTCAGGTCTAAACGTCGGGAAGCGATCGCTCAACTCAACACCCTCACCCAAGCCATCTTTCTAGAAATGTTCGGCGATCCAGTTAAGAATCCAAAGGGATGGAAAAGATTGCCTTTTGCTGAACTACTGACAAACATCGACAGTGGTTGGAGTCCGATATGTCTAGATCGTCGAGTATTTGGTGAAGAATGGGGAGTTCTTAAATTGGGTGCAGTGACATGGTGTGAATATAATCCTACCGAGAACAAAGCTCTTCCGCCTGGTGTGGAACCCAATCAAAACTTAGAGGTAAAAAGTGGTGATTTGCTGTTTACACGAAAAAATACCTATGAACTTGTTGCAGCTTGCGCGTTGGTTCGAGAGACTCCCCCTCGACTTATGATGTCCGACCTCATATTTCGTTTCCGTCTATGTGCGGATGCTGGAGTAAATTCATACTATCTACATCAGCTTCTCATCTACCCAACAAAACGCCGCAATATTCAGAAACTCGCAGGAGGTTCTGCTAGTTCAATGCCTAATATTTCTAAGGCAAAGTTACAAACAACACTCATTGAAGTTCCCCCTCTTGCACTTCAACAAGAATTTACCCAACGTGTCGAAGCTGTAGAAAAACTTAAAGCATCTCACCGCGCCTTACTCTCAGAACTCGATGCCCTCTTTGCTTCCCTGCAACATCGAGCCTTTAGAGGAGAATTGTAA
- a CDS encoding DUF86 domain-containing protein produces MKRSYTEFLQDILDAITEIELFVSGVSFEAFKLNREKTLAVVKLLEVIGEAVKKIPNERREHYPGIPWKSIAGMKDMLVHEYWQVDVAVVWATVQHSLPSLKAVVIKELEEMLG; encoded by the coding sequence ATGAAACGAAGCTATACGGAATTTTTACAAGATATTCTAGATGCTATTACGGAAATTGAACTTTTTGTAAGTGGTGTTAGTTTTGAAGCTTTTAAATTAAATAGAGAAAAAACTTTAGCTGTAGTGAAGCTATTAGAAGTTATTGGTGAAGCTGTTAAAAAGATTCCTAATGAGCGGCGTGAACATTATCCAGGTATACCTTGGAAATCTATAGCAGGTATGAAGGATATGCTGGTACATGAATATTGGCAAGTTGATGTTGCGGTTGTATGGGCTACGGTTCAGCATTCTTTACCATCACTAAAAGCAGTTGTGATAAAGGAGTTGGAGGAGATGCTGGGATGA
- a CDS encoding nucleotidyltransferase family protein — protein MMKNINEIRQVLSLQKQSLCENYQITEIGIFGSYARGEETEASDIDILVDYETAPTFIMLVELRDYLSQLFGLKVDIVTKNGLKPRIRDRVLSEAIYI, from the coding sequence ATGATGAAAAATATTAATGAAATTAGACAAGTTTTATCACTACAAAAGCAATCGCTGTGTGAAAATTATCAAATCACAGAAATTGGGATCTTTGGTTCTTATGCTAGGGGTGAGGAAACAGAAGCAAGTGATATAGATATTTTGGTTGATTATGAAACAGCACCGACTTTTATTATGTTGGTGGAACTTAGGGATTATTTAAGTCAACTTTTTGGCTTGAAGGTAGATATTGTTACTAAGAATGGGCTTAAACCTCGGATTCGTGACCGTGTTTTGTCTGAGGCTATCTATATATGA
- a CDS encoding Uma2 family endonuclease → MTVAAAKKMSFEEFLNYDDGTDTLYELENGELIPMPSESDINQRIAMFLVACFLRLGIPSYHLRMKAEVAVHSRQVGVRVPDVVVYSEELANVMQEATRSLILMDMPPPLLVVEVVSPNQENRDYRYKRSEYAARGIAEYWIVDPMGQKVTMLEWVEGFYDERVYTGNEVICSPLFADLKLTVAEVLQG, encoded by the coding sequence ATGACAGTTGCAGCCGCTAAAAAGATGTCTTTTGAAGAATTCCTTAATTATGACGATGGGACGGATACTTTATATGAATTAGAAAATGGAGAATTAATTCCGATGCCTTCGGAAAGTGATATTAATCAAAGGATAGCGATGTTTTTGGTTGCTTGTTTCTTGCGATTAGGAATTCCATCTTATCATCTGCGGATGAAGGCAGAGGTAGCTGTTCATAGCCGACAGGTAGGGGTACGTGTGCCTGATGTGGTGGTTTATTCTGAGGAGTTAGCCAATGTAATGCAAGAAGCTACGCGATCGCTGATTTTGATGGATATGCCGCCGCCTTTGTTGGTGGTTGAGGTGGTGAGTCCAAATCAGGAAAATCGGGATTATCGTTATAAGCGTTCTGAGTATGCAGCGCGGGGAATTGCTGAGTATTGGATTGTTGATCCGATGGGGCAGAAGGTGACGATGTTAGAGTGGGTGGAGGGTTTTTATGATGAGCGAGTTTATACAGGTAATGAGGTAATTTGTTCACCGTTGTTTGCTGATTTGAAGTTAACTGTGGCTGAAGTTTTACAGGGATAA
- a CDS encoding class I SAM-dependent DNA methyltransferase translates to MISGEIKSQIDKIWDAFWSGGISNPLEVIEQITYLLFLRRLDDLHTLEENKANRLKRPMSRRIFPEGEDIKKRAYDDLRWSRFKHLAAPEMFAVVNDHVFPFLRTLGGDESTYAHHMKDARFTIPTPALLSKVVDLLDGVPMADRDTKGDLYEYMLSKIAAAGQNGQFRTPRHIIGLMVELTAPSPGDVICDPASGTCGFLVATNEYLRSHHPEILRDAKLKQHFHHEMFHGFDFDNTMLRIGSMNMLLHGVENPDVRYQDSLAQEHSGDEEAYTLVLANPPFAGSLDYENTAKDLLAIVKTKKTELLFLALFLRLLKPGGRAAVIVPDGVLFGSSKAHKELRRLLVEEQKLDAVISLPGGVFKPYAGVSTAILLFTKTNSGGTDFVWFYDVNADGWSLDDKRAPLLAEEKLGAVPTAQLTEEEHTKNNLPDVLTRWRSALQQRFAIAQYYGTRTTPDGSEFLYTKG, encoded by the coding sequence ATGATCTCAGGGGAAATTAAAAGTCAAATCGATAAAATCTGGGATGCTTTCTGGTCGGGTGGTATCTCCAATCCCCTGGAAGTGATTGAGCAAATTACTTACCTGCTGTTTCTGCGTCGCCTCGACGATTTACATACCCTGGAAGAAAACAAAGCTAACCGACTCAAGCGCCCGATGTCACGGCGGATTTTTCCAGAGGGTGAAGATATCAAAAAGCGTGCTTATGATGATTTGCGTTGGTCGAGGTTTAAGCACTTGGCCGCACCGGAAATGTTTGCGGTAGTTAATGATCATGTTTTTCCTTTCCTGCGGACTTTGGGCGGCGATGAATCGACTTATGCCCACCACATGAAGGATGCCCGCTTCACAATTCCCACCCCAGCGCTTCTGTCTAAGGTGGTAGATTTGCTCGATGGTGTCCCAATGGCAGACCGAGACACCAAAGGCGACCTCTATGAATATATGCTCAGTAAGATTGCTGCGGCTGGACAAAATGGGCAGTTTCGCACGCCGCGCCACATTATTGGGCTAATGGTGGAACTGACTGCACCCAGTCCAGGCGATGTGATTTGTGATCCGGCTAGTGGGACTTGCGGGTTTCTGGTGGCTACGAATGAATACTTGCGATCGCATCACCCGGAAATTCTCCGCGATGCCAAGCTGAAGCAACACTTCCACCATGAGATGTTTCACGGCTTCGATTTTGATAATACCATGCTGCGGATTGGCAGTATGAATATGCTGCTGCATGGTGTGGAAAACCCGGATGTGCGTTATCAGGATTCGTTGGCACAGGAGCATTCTGGTGATGAAGAAGCTTATACTCTTGTCCTGGCTAATCCGCCTTTTGCTGGGTCTTTGGACTATGAAAACACGGCTAAGGATTTGTTAGCGATAGTTAAGACGAAGAAGACTGAGTTGCTATTCCTGGCTTTGTTTTTGAGATTGCTCAAGCCTGGGGGACGGGCGGCGGTAATTGTTCCGGATGGGGTGCTGTTTGGTTCTTCTAAAGCACATAAGGAACTGCGCCGTCTGTTAGTGGAGGAGCAGAAGCTTGATGCTGTGATATCTCTGCCGGGTGGGGTCTTTAAGCCTTATGCGGGTGTTTCTACGGCGATTTTGCTATTTACTAAGACTAACTCTGGTGGTACTGATTTTGTTTGGTTCTACGATGTTAATGCTGATGGCTGGAGTTTGGACGATAAAAGAGCGCCTTTGCTGGCTGAGGAGAAGTTAGGTGCTGTCCCGACTGCTCAGTTAACAGAGGAGGAACATACTAAGAATAATCTGCCGGATGTGTTGACTCGTTGGCGATCTGCTTTGCAGCAGCGCTTCGCTATCGCGCAATACTACGGAACGAGAACAACCCCGGACGGCTCAGAGTTTTTGTATACCAAAGGTTGA
- a CDS encoding alpha-L-fucosidase, translating into MWVVNNWFDAARLGMFIHWGHSSQQGCELSWPLVGGVFSLPFCQDIPVEKYHRTADTFNPQEYKPQEWANLAKSLGMQYAKHHDGFALFHTQESEFSIASAPYKKDIVGEFIDAMRSEGLRIGLYFSLSDWHHPDYPAFTEADKPYRFDQLPQPTPEQWERYIQFLFNQIRELLTNYGQIDIIWFDGSWERTPEQWVMAKSHLSSWSVCKISLNGCLKILKVSSIQSQD; encoded by the coding sequence ATGTGGGTTGTAAATAACTGGTTTGATGCAGCTAGGCTAGGAATGTTTATTCATTGGGGACACAGTTCCCAACAAGGATGTGAGTTATCTTGGCCGTTAGTGGGGGGTGTCTTCAGTCTTCCTTTTTGCCAAGATATTCCAGTTGAAAAATATCACCGCACAGCTGATACTTTTAATCCCCAGGAATACAAACCTCAAGAATGGGCAAATTTAGCAAAAAGTTTAGGGATGCAATATGCCAAGCATCATGATGGGTTTGCGCTCTTCCACACCCAGGAATCAGAGTTTTCCATTGCATCTGCACCCTATAAAAAAGACATTGTAGGTGAATTTATTGATGCTATGCGCTCTGAGGGATTGCGTATAGGGCTTTATTTTTCCCTTAGTGACTGGCATCATCCTGACTATCCGGCTTTTACAGAAGCGGATAAACCTTATCGTTTTGACCAACTCCCTCAACCCACACCAGAACAATGGGAGCGATATATCCAATTCCTGTTTAATCAGATCAGAGAATTATTGACTAACTATGGTCAGATTGACATTATTTGGTTTGATGGTAGTTGGGAAAGGACTCCAGAGCAATGGGTAATGGCAAAATCCCACCTGAGCAGTTGGAGCGTCTGCAAGATATCGCTGAATGGATGTCTAAAAATTCTGAAAGTATCCTCGATACAATCCCAGGATTAG
- a CDS encoding IS1634 family transposase encodes MENPVVMLNIKEIQIQNIDHLGIVAGMVDAIGLVEIINDLIGEEKGEKVSPGHAVKAMILNGLGFVSQPLYMVPKFFETVPCEHLIGAGVKPEYLNDDKLGRVMDKLFIKGLDTIFLVIALNAAKKFNVSLSSSHLDSSSIHVHGEYKSILPEVIFENPTAPETEKTEESAKKCPKQISITHGYSRDHRPDLKQFIIELICSGDGDIPIFLKSASGNQVDSSCFGQIAVDYQKQIEVDSLIVADCALYTESNIKLMSDLKWLSRVPLSIKIAQSLVSTLADEEFVESELSGYSFKENQITYGNIEQRWLVVQSQVRKESDLRKLSQKIIKAEEKAVKELKKLSPDKFACEADAIKALSKISKQMMQIDLLLSKLNDF; translated from the coding sequence ATGGAGAATCCTGTTGTGATGTTAAATATCAAAGAAATCCAAATCCAAAACATAGATCATTTAGGCATAGTAGCAGGAATGGTAGATGCCATTGGATTGGTAGAAATAATTAATGATTTAATAGGTGAAGAAAAAGGAGAAAAGGTCAGCCCTGGTCATGCTGTCAAAGCCATGATTTTAAATGGCTTAGGATTTGTATCTCAACCATTATATATGGTTCCCAAATTTTTTGAAACAGTACCTTGTGAACATTTGATAGGAGCCGGAGTAAAACCAGAGTACCTAAACGATGATAAATTGGGTAGAGTCATGGATAAACTCTTTATTAAAGGACTAGATACAATATTTTTGGTAATTGCCTTAAATGCGGCTAAAAAATTCAATGTATCACTTTCATCGTCACATTTAGATTCATCATCAATTCATGTGCATGGGGAATATAAATCAATCTTACCCGAAGTAATATTTGAAAATCCCACAGCTCCCGAAACAGAAAAAACAGAAGAATCAGCGAAAAAATGTCCCAAACAAATTAGCATAACTCACGGTTATTCTCGTGACCATAGACCAGACTTGAAACAATTTATCATAGAATTAATATGTTCCGGGGATGGAGACATACCAATATTTTTGAAATCAGCATCTGGAAATCAAGTAGATTCATCATGCTTTGGACAGATAGCGGTTGATTATCAAAAACAAATAGAAGTTGATAGCCTAATAGTTGCAGACTGCGCTTTATATACAGAATCAAATATCAAATTAATGTCTGACTTAAAGTGGCTCTCTAGAGTACCTTTAAGTATAAAAATAGCACAATCATTGGTATCGACTTTAGCAGATGAGGAATTTGTCGAAAGTGAATTATCAGGATATTCATTTAAAGAAAATCAAATAACTTACGGAAACATAGAGCAAAGATGGTTGGTCGTGCAGAGCCAAGTGAGAAAAGAATCAGACCTGCGTAAGCTGTCACAAAAAATTATCAAGGCTGAAGAAAAAGCTGTTAAGGAATTGAAAAAATTATCACCAGATAAATTTGCTTGTGAGGCTGATGCTATCAAGGCGTTATCAAAAATATCGAAACAGATGATGCAGATAGACCTATTATTGAGCAAACTGAACGACTTTTAG
- a CDS encoding Ycf51 family protein — MLTTADFLQYAQWSGIATLVFGAIAVLAFLLKWGIRFRLVGTTGFMLVLTGGLFALSLVPLSRTVIPGAAKYTLVYDNASTQTVIATSPNITPFELEATLRQAASNLYSFGRLGSRANNQLTIRARTVIHPEPGLSVPLYLGQIKRTLASREDADMDIEIYLEKFDQLPNSATS; from the coding sequence ATGCTTACAACAGCTGACTTTCTTCAGTATGCCCAATGGTCGGGTATCGCCACTCTGGTATTCGGTGCGATCGCAGTCCTGGCTTTTCTACTCAAATGGGGTATCCGCTTTCGGCTGGTAGGTACAACTGGCTTTATGCTGGTGCTGACGGGTGGTTTATTTGCTCTCTCGTTGGTTCCTCTGAGTCGCACTGTTATTCCAGGCGCAGCAAAATATACTCTAGTTTATGATAATGCTTCTACACAAACCGTAATTGCGACATCACCTAATATTACCCCCTTTGAATTAGAAGCAACTTTACGTCAAGCGGCTAGTAATCTCTATTCTTTCGGTCGTTTAGGTTCACGGGCAAACAATCAACTGACGATTCGCGCCCGTACTGTCATCCATCCTGAACCAGGGCTTTCTGTACCGCTTTACTTGGGTCAAATTAAACGCACATTGGCTAGCCGTGAAGATGCGGATATGGATATTGAAATTTATTTGGAAAAATTCGATCAATTACCTAATTCGGCTACTTCATAG